A portion of the Trachemys scripta elegans isolate TJP31775 chromosome 9, CAS_Tse_1.0, whole genome shotgun sequence genome contains these proteins:
- the LOC117882888 gene encoding RING finger protein 112-like, whose product MPRVSVSMAGLDNSLQLWSPLCAPSPSVTLLLCSLLQRLDLLVRDWQLSGAYGTDAGQEYLGEITQDLEVSAEQPLVLEALRASGTRCYLLPHPGTQFTRSRAGTPDDMDEDFWQCLCEYVTSVVHSAGTHVRTDRAGQVLTGAQLAARIKGVSRYRKTQRYDFSSPMKMAEAFAVMRQELNRRVAEATRREYDQFVQELDRDHQSMSSCLRVKPLEMQRRLEGKRQELLKRCRGELRGEDPQKQAALEELKKELDKQMAEFLPRYEQRFKVKKDE is encoded by the exons ATGCCCAGGGTCTCAGTGTCCATGGCTGGGTTGGACAACAGCCTCCAGCTCTGGtctcctctctgtgcccccagccccagtgtgacCCTTCTCCTGTGCTCTCTGTTGCAGCGCCTGGACCTGTTGGTGCGAGATTGGCAGCTCTCTGGAGCCTACGGCACGGACGCGGGGCAGGAGTATCTTGGAGAAATCACACAG GACCTGGAGGTCTCTGCTGAGCAGCCCCTGGTGTTGGAAGCCCTGAGGGCGAGCGGCACCCGGTGCTATCTATTGCCCCACCCTGGCACTCAGTtcaccaggagcagggcagggacgcCAGATG ACATGGACGAGGATTTCTGGCAGTGCCTGTGTGAGTACGTCACCAGTGTGGTGCACTCAGCAGGGACACACGTCCGGACGGACCGAGCCGGGCAGGTGCTGACAGGGGCTCAGCTGGCTGCCAGGATCAAG GGCGTCTCCCGATATCGGAAGACCCAACGCTACGACTTCTCCTCACCCATGAAG atGGCTGAGGCGTTTGCGGTGATGAGACAGGAGTTAAACAGGAGAGTAGCAGAAGCCACCAGGAGGGAATATGACCAATTTGTGCAGGAGCTG GACCGTGACCACCAGAGCATGAGCAGCTGCCTGAGGGTGAAGCCCCTGGAGATGCAGCGACGCCTGGAGGGGAAACGCCAGGAGCTGCTGAAACGCTGCCGGGGGGAGCTGCGGGGCGAGGACCCCCAGAAACAGGCGGCCCTGGAGGAGCTGAAGAAGGAGCTGGACAAGCAGATGGCGGAGTTCCTGCCACGATATGAACAGCGCTTTAAAGTGAAGAAGGACGAGTGA